Proteins from a genomic interval of Arachis hypogaea cultivar Tifrunner chromosome 10, arahy.Tifrunner.gnm2.J5K5, whole genome shotgun sequence:
- the LOC112715520 gene encoding serine/threonine-protein kinase SRK2E isoform X2, with amino-acid sequence MDHRSGGGGMDIPIMHESDRYELVRDIGSGNFGVARLMRDKHTDQLVAVKYIERGEKIDENVQREIINHRSLRHPNIVRFKEVILTPTHLAIVMEYASGGELFERICNAGRFSEDEARFFFQQLISGVSYCHAMQVCHRDLKLENTLLDGSPAPRLKICDFGYSKSSVLHSQPKSTVGTPAYIAPEVLLKKEYDGKIADVWSCGVTLYVMLVGAYPFEDPEEPKNFRKTIHRILNVQYSIPDYVHISPECRHLISRIFVADPAQRISIPEIKNHEWFLKNLPADLMDGDTMSNQYEEPDQPTQSIEEIMQIISEAMIPPAGSQSLNQYLTGSLDIDDDMDEDLDSDPDLDLDSSGEIVYAM; translated from the exons ATGGATCATAGAAGCGGAGGAGGAGGAATGGATATACCCATAATGCATGAGAGTGATCGCTATGAGTTAGTTAGAGATATTGGTTCTGGAAACTTCGGAGTCGCCAGGCTCATGAGGGATAAGCACACCGACCAACTTGTTGCCGTTAAGTATATTGAGAGGGGTGAAAAG ATCGATGAAAATGTACAGAGGGAAATTATAAATCACAGATCACTAAGGCATCCCAATATTGTGAGGTTCAAGGag GTTATACTGACCCCAACACATTTGGCTATTGTCATGGAATATGCCTCGGGAGGAGAGCTATTTGAACGAATATGCAATGCAGGGCGCTTTAGTGAGGACGAG GCACGTTTCTTCTTCCAACAACTTATATCTGGGGTTAGCTACTGTCATGCAATG cAAGTTTGTCATCGTGATTTGAAGTTGGAAAATACATTGTTGGATGGTAGTCCAGCTCCTCGCTTGAAgatttgtgattttggttattcAAAG TCTTCAGTGCTACATTCACAACCAAAATCTACAGTTGGCACCCCTGCATACATTGCTCCTGAAGTTTTGCTTAAGAAGGAATATGATGGCAAG ATTGCAGATGTGTGGTCTTGTGGGGTAACCTTATATGTGATGTTGGTTGGTGCTTATCCATTTGAGGATCCAGAGGAACCTAAAAATTTCCGCAAAACAATACAT AGGATTTTGAATGTCCAATACTCAATTCCTGACTATGTTCATATATCTCCTGAGTGCCGCCATTTGATCTCAAGGATTTTTGTTGCTGATCCTGCACAG AGAATAAGTATACCGGAGATCAAAAACCATGAATGGTTCTTGAAGAATCTACCAGCTGATCTCATGGATGGGGACACAATGAGCAACCAGTATGAGGAGCCTGATCAACCGACACAAAGCATTGAAGAGATCATGCAGATAATATCCGAGGCCATGATTCCTCCGGCCGGAAGCCAGTCCCTCAACCAGTACCTCACCGGAAGCTTGGACATCGACGATGACATGGATGAGGATCTAGACAGTGATCCTGACCTTGACCTTGATAGCAGTGGAGAAATTGTCTATGCTATGTAA
- the LOC112715520 gene encoding serine/threonine-protein kinase SRK2E isoform X1 yields the protein MDHRSGGGGMDIPIMHESDRYELVRDIGSGNFGVARLMRDKHTDQLVAVKYIERGEKIDENVQREIINHRSLRHPNIVRFKEVILTPTHLAIVMEYASGGELFERICNAGRFSEDEARFFFQQLISGVSYCHAMQVCHRDLKLENTLLDGSPAPRLKICDFGYSKSSVLHSQPKSTVGTPAYIAPEVLLKKEYDGKIADVWSCGVTLYVMLVGAYPFEDPEEPKNFRKTIHVRHCFLLSFLFFSFLFNYLMDGTCFSKWYTNIECWLQRILNVQYSIPDYVHISPECRHLISRIFVADPAQRISIPEIKNHEWFLKNLPADLMDGDTMSNQYEEPDQPTQSIEEIMQIISEAMIPPAGSQSLNQYLTGSLDIDDDMDEDLDSDPDLDLDSSGEIVYAM from the exons ATGGATCATAGAAGCGGAGGAGGAGGAATGGATATACCCATAATGCATGAGAGTGATCGCTATGAGTTAGTTAGAGATATTGGTTCTGGAAACTTCGGAGTCGCCAGGCTCATGAGGGATAAGCACACCGACCAACTTGTTGCCGTTAAGTATATTGAGAGGGGTGAAAAG ATCGATGAAAATGTACAGAGGGAAATTATAAATCACAGATCACTAAGGCATCCCAATATTGTGAGGTTCAAGGag GTTATACTGACCCCAACACATTTGGCTATTGTCATGGAATATGCCTCGGGAGGAGAGCTATTTGAACGAATATGCAATGCAGGGCGCTTTAGTGAGGACGAG GCACGTTTCTTCTTCCAACAACTTATATCTGGGGTTAGCTACTGTCATGCAATG cAAGTTTGTCATCGTGATTTGAAGTTGGAAAATACATTGTTGGATGGTAGTCCAGCTCCTCGCTTGAAgatttgtgattttggttattcAAAG TCTTCAGTGCTACATTCACAACCAAAATCTACAGTTGGCACCCCTGCATACATTGCTCCTGAAGTTTTGCTTAAGAAGGAATATGATGGCAAG ATTGCAGATGTGTGGTCTTGTGGGGTAACCTTATATGTGATGTTGGTTGGTGCTTATCCATTTGAGGATCCAGAGGAACCTAAAAATTTCCGCAAAACAATACATGTAAGACATTGCttcctcctttcttttcttttcttttcttttctttttaattatttgatgGATGGAACTTGTTTCTCTAAATGGTATACTAATATTGAATGTTGGTTGCAGAGGATTTTGAATGTCCAATACTCAATTCCTGACTATGTTCATATATCTCCTGAGTGCCGCCATTTGATCTCAAGGATTTTTGTTGCTGATCCTGCACAG AGAATAAGTATACCGGAGATCAAAAACCATGAATGGTTCTTGAAGAATCTACCAGCTGATCTCATGGATGGGGACACAATGAGCAACCAGTATGAGGAGCCTGATCAACCGACACAAAGCATTGAAGAGATCATGCAGATAATATCCGAGGCCATGATTCCTCCGGCCGGAAGCCAGTCCCTCAACCAGTACCTCACCGGAAGCTTGGACATCGACGATGACATGGATGAGGATCTAGACAGTGATCCTGACCTTGACCTTGATAGCAGTGGAGAAATTGTCTATGCTATGTAA
- the LOC112715518 gene encoding probable N-acetyl-gamma-glutamyl-phosphate reductase, chloroplastic isoform X1, with the protein MKYLRADLKTFLSVSEEMSSTSFTSLSFNTASSWNLKRREGGKAYVRCGSRASSENTVRVGVLGASGYTGSEVLRLLANHPQFGVALLTADRKAGQPIASVFPHLATQKLPDLIAVKDADFSYVDAVFCCLPHGTTQEIIRGLPNHLKIVDLSADFRLRDISEYEEWYGQPHRAPELQKEAIYGLTEILREEIRNARLVANPGCYPTSIQIPLVPLIKAKLIDIKNIIIDAKSGVSGAGRSVKENLLYTEVAEGINSYGVTRHRHVPETEQGLSDAAHSKVTISFTPHLMPMIRGMQSTIYVEMAPGVSTEDLYQQLKRSYENEEFAVLLGNGVVPRTHSVRGTNYCLINVFPDRIPGRAIIISVIDNLVKGASGQALQNLNLMMGFPENLGLHYQSLFP; encoded by the exons atgaAATATCTGAGAGCTGATCTCAAAACCTTTCTTTCTGTCTCGGAAGAAATGAGCTCCACTTCATTCACTTCACTTAGCTTCAACACTGCTTCCTCTTGGAACTTGAAG AGACGTGAAGGAGGGAAAGCATATGTTAGGTGTGGGAGCCGTGCTTCTTCAGAAAACACTGTTCGTGTTGGTGTTCTTGGAGCTAGTGGCTACACGGGTTCTGAG GTTCTTAGGCTTTTGGCGAATCATCCGCAATTCGGGGTTGCTCTATTGACTGCTGATAGGAAAGCTGGACAGCCGATTGCTTCCGTCTTCCCCCATTTGGCCACACAG AAATTGCCAGATTTGATTGCGGTCAAGGATGCAGATTTTTCTTATGTGGATGCTGTATTCTGTTGTTTGCCGCATGGAACCACTCAG GAAATAATTAGAGGCCTTCCCAATCACTTGAAGATTGTTGACCTTTCAGCA GATTTTCGTTTACGTGATATATCTGAGTATGAAGAGTGGTATGGCCAACCACACAGGGCACCGGAGTTGCAG AAAGAAGCTATATATGGATTAACAGAGATTTTAAGGGAGGAAATAAGGAATGCACGCTTAGTTGCTAATCCTGGTTGCTATCCAACATCCATTCAAATCCCCCTTGTCCCACTGATAAAG GCAAAGCTTAttgacataaaaaatattattattgatgCAAAATCTGGTGTGAGTGGAGCAG GGCGTAGTGTCAAAGAAAATTTATTGTACACAGAAGTAGCTGAAGGTATCAATTCTTATGGTGTTACCCGGCATCGCCATG TTCCAGAAACCGAACAAGGGCTATCTGATGCTGCACATTCTAAAGTAACCATCAGTTTTACCCCACACCTGATGCCAATG ATACGTGGTATGCAATCAACTATTTATGTGGAAATGGCTCCAGGAGTAAGCACTGAGGACTTGTACCAGCAACTGAAGCGCTCTTATGAA AATGAAGAATTTGCCGTTCTGTTGGGGAATGGAGTAGTTCCCCGAACTCACAGCGTCAGAGGAACCAATTACTGTTTAATAAATGTTTTTCCTGATCGAATTCCCGGAAGAGCAATAATCATATCTGTG ATTGATAATTTGGTGAAAGGAGCTTCCGGACAGGCTTTACAAAACCTTAATTTGATGATGGGGTTTCCAGAAAACCTAGGGCTCCATTACCAGTCTCTGTTTCCATAG
- the LOC112715518 gene encoding probable N-acetyl-gamma-glutamyl-phosphate reductase, chloroplastic isoform X2 encodes MSSTSFTSLSFNTASSWNLKRREGGKAYVRCGSRASSENTVRVGVLGASGYTGSEVLRLLANHPQFGVALLTADRKAGQPIASVFPHLATQKLPDLIAVKDADFSYVDAVFCCLPHGTTQEIIRGLPNHLKIVDLSADFRLRDISEYEEWYGQPHRAPELQKEAIYGLTEILREEIRNARLVANPGCYPTSIQIPLVPLIKAKLIDIKNIIIDAKSGVSGAGRSVKENLLYTEVAEGINSYGVTRHRHVPETEQGLSDAAHSKVTISFTPHLMPMIRGMQSTIYVEMAPGVSTEDLYQQLKRSYENEEFAVLLGNGVVPRTHSVRGTNYCLINVFPDRIPGRAIIISVIDNLVKGASGQALQNLNLMMGFPENLGLHYQSLFP; translated from the exons ATGAGCTCCACTTCATTCACTTCACTTAGCTTCAACACTGCTTCCTCTTGGAACTTGAAG AGACGTGAAGGAGGGAAAGCATATGTTAGGTGTGGGAGCCGTGCTTCTTCAGAAAACACTGTTCGTGTTGGTGTTCTTGGAGCTAGTGGCTACACGGGTTCTGAG GTTCTTAGGCTTTTGGCGAATCATCCGCAATTCGGGGTTGCTCTATTGACTGCTGATAGGAAAGCTGGACAGCCGATTGCTTCCGTCTTCCCCCATTTGGCCACACAG AAATTGCCAGATTTGATTGCGGTCAAGGATGCAGATTTTTCTTATGTGGATGCTGTATTCTGTTGTTTGCCGCATGGAACCACTCAG GAAATAATTAGAGGCCTTCCCAATCACTTGAAGATTGTTGACCTTTCAGCA GATTTTCGTTTACGTGATATATCTGAGTATGAAGAGTGGTATGGCCAACCACACAGGGCACCGGAGTTGCAG AAAGAAGCTATATATGGATTAACAGAGATTTTAAGGGAGGAAATAAGGAATGCACGCTTAGTTGCTAATCCTGGTTGCTATCCAACATCCATTCAAATCCCCCTTGTCCCACTGATAAAG GCAAAGCTTAttgacataaaaaatattattattgatgCAAAATCTGGTGTGAGTGGAGCAG GGCGTAGTGTCAAAGAAAATTTATTGTACACAGAAGTAGCTGAAGGTATCAATTCTTATGGTGTTACCCGGCATCGCCATG TTCCAGAAACCGAACAAGGGCTATCTGATGCTGCACATTCTAAAGTAACCATCAGTTTTACCCCACACCTGATGCCAATG ATACGTGGTATGCAATCAACTATTTATGTGGAAATGGCTCCAGGAGTAAGCACTGAGGACTTGTACCAGCAACTGAAGCGCTCTTATGAA AATGAAGAATTTGCCGTTCTGTTGGGGAATGGAGTAGTTCCCCGAACTCACAGCGTCAGAGGAACCAATTACTGTTTAATAAATGTTTTTCCTGATCGAATTCCCGGAAGAGCAATAATCATATCTGTG ATTGATAATTTGGTGAAAGGAGCTTCCGGACAGGCTTTACAAAACCTTAATTTGATGATGGGGTTTCCAGAAAACCTAGGGCTCCATTACCAGTCTCTGTTTCCATAG